Proteins encoded in a region of the Flavobacteriaceae bacterium HL-DH10 genome:
- a CDS encoding GlmU family protein produces the protein MNYILFDGPFRNNLLPFTYTRPVADIRVGILTIREKWETFLGATTTTVTEDYLSDKYPMVEMEENVMINASYLPNSELVSIVKDLKENQVVFKGEDIIAFFAKESQEDIDFDTFDAIEFSSDIIKIENTWDIFSKNGKAIQEDFDLITEDEISQPIPESNNIIAPENIFIEEGASLEFTTLNASNGPIYIGKNTLIMEGALIRGPLALCEGAVVKLGAKIYGPTTIGPHSKVGGEINNTVIFANSNKGHDGFLGNSVLGEWCNLGADTNNSNLKNNYAEVRLWDYQTEGFAKTGLQFCGLMMGDHSKCGINTMFNTGTVVGVSANIFGSGFPRNFVPSFSWGGNSGFTTYLTKKSFEVAEVVMSRRQVEFTQQDKDILEHVFEETKKYRRE, from the coding sequence ATGAATTATATCCTTTTTGACGGACCATTTCGCAATAACTTATTGCCTTTTACATATACTAGACCTGTTGCAGATATTAGAGTGGGGATATTAACTATTAGGGAAAAGTGGGAAACTTTTTTAGGTGCTACCACCACGACGGTTACCGAAGATTATTTGTCTGACAAATATCCTATGGTAGAAATGGAAGAGAATGTTATGATCAATGCATCATATTTACCAAATTCTGAATTAGTTAGTATTGTAAAAGATTTAAAAGAAAATCAAGTTGTTTTTAAAGGAGAAGATATTATAGCTTTCTTCGCAAAAGAATCACAAGAGGATATTGATTTTGATACATTTGATGCTATAGAGTTTTCCAGTGATATTATTAAGATTGAAAATACTTGGGATATTTTTTCTAAAAATGGAAAGGCAATTCAAGAAGATTTTGATTTAATTACTGAGGATGAGATTTCTCAACCAATCCCAGAAAGCAACAACATAATTGCCCCAGAAAATATTTTTATAGAAGAAGGGGCTTCGTTAGAATTTACAACACTTAACGCGTCTAATGGTCCTATATATATAGGGAAAAACACATTAATAATGGAAGGTGCTCTTATTCGAGGACCTTTAGCTTTGTGTGAAGGTGCTGTTGTGAAATTAGGGGCTAAAATTTATGGACCTACTACAATTGGCCCTCACAGTAAAGTTGGTGGAGAGATTAATAATACCGTTATTTTCGCCAATTCAAATAAAGGTCATGATGGTTTCTTGGGAAATTCCGTTTTAGGTGAATGGTGTAATTTAGGTGCAGATACCAATAATTCTAACTTGAAAAATAATTATGCCGAGGTTAGGCTTTGGGATTATCAAACTGAAGGCTTTGCAAAAACAGGATTACAGTTTTGTGGACTCATGATGGGCGATCACAGTAAATGTGGAATAAATACCATGTTTAATACGGGGACTGTTGTGGGGGTTAGTGCTAATATTTTTGGAAGTGGTTTTCCAAGAAATTTTGTACCAAGTTTTAGTTGGGGCGGAAATAGCGGTTTTACAACCTATTTAACTAAAAAATCTTTTGAAGTAGCAGAAGTCGTTATGTCTAGACGTCAGGTTGAATTTACCCAACAAGATAAAGATATTTTAGAACACGTTTTTGAAGAAACAAAGAAATATAGACGTGAATAG
- the cls gene encoding cardiolipin synthase — MLEFVKNNYWIILIIFNYVVAVSAVVTILLKNINPTKTLTYIIVLVFFPFLGIVVYYLFGQEYRKNKIFNRKHILNKEIIQSINKELEFNKKELEKVNQYLDEKVKLIKLLHSNENEPLTLNNEIEILKDGDIKFERLLNDIKSAKNHIHLEYYIIRDDNIGGELLDLICEKAKEGIEVRLSYDDVGSEISGKMKSKLSHSGVLHCSFMPVLFSRFTGKMNYRNHRKIAIIDGKIGYVGGINIGDEYLNKNGTSYWRDTHLRIIGDAVKSLQIHFLTTWDFVSGKKITIYKSYFPDVEKKNNQIGLQIVASGPDTDWANIMEVTLTAIITANDYVYITTPYFVPNDEMITALQIASKSGVDVRLIIPEKSDSWIVQHASNSYLDDLLKANVKVYKYKKGFVHAKTMVIDDIFSSVGTSNLDYRSFNINFEINSLIYNKENSKTLKQLFLEDIKACQEVNYNTYLKRSKFDKVKESYCRLWSPLI; from the coding sequence ATGCTAGAATTTGTAAAGAATAATTATTGGATTATACTTATTATTTTTAACTATGTGGTTGCGGTGTCTGCCGTAGTTACAATTCTACTTAAAAATATTAACCCTACAAAAACACTAACCTATATTATAGTTTTAGTGTTTTTTCCGTTTTTAGGTATTGTTGTTTATTATTTGTTTGGTCAAGAATACCGAAAAAATAAAATATTTAACAGAAAGCATATTCTTAACAAAGAAATTATTCAATCTATTAATAAAGAATTAGAGTTTAATAAAAAAGAGTTAGAAAAAGTAAATCAATATCTAGACGAAAAAGTTAAACTAATTAAATTACTTCATAGTAATGAAAATGAACCATTAACTTTAAATAATGAAATTGAGATACTTAAAGATGGAGATATTAAATTTGAACGCTTATTAAATGATATTAAATCGGCTAAAAATCATATTCATTTAGAATATTATATTATTAGAGATGATAATATAGGAGGTGAGTTACTTGATTTAATTTGCGAAAAAGCAAAAGAAGGTATTGAAGTAAGACTTAGTTATGATGATGTAGGAAGTGAAATATCAGGTAAGATGAAATCTAAATTATCACATTCAGGGGTGTTACATTGTTCATTTATGCCAGTATTGTTTTCAAGGTTTACTGGAAAAATGAATTATAGAAACCATAGAAAAATAGCAATTATCGATGGTAAAATAGGGTATGTTGGAGGTATTAATATTGGAGATGAGTATCTTAATAAAAATGGGACAAGTTATTGGAGAGATACACATTTAAGAATAATAGGTGATGCCGTTAAATCGCTTCAAATTCATTTTTTAACAACTTGGGATTTTGTTTCAGGAAAGAAAATAACCATTTATAAGTCTTATTTTCCCGATGTTGAGAAGAAAAATAATCAAATTGGTCTGCAAATTGTTGCAAGTGGTCCAGATACAGATTGGGCTAATATTATGGAAGTTACTTTAACTGCCATTATTACAGCTAATGATTATGTATATATAACAACACCTTATTTTGTGCCGAATGATGAAATGATAACAGCATTACAAATAGCTTCAAAAAGTGGGGTAGATGTTAGACTTATAATACCTGAAAAATCAGATTCATGGATTGTGCAGCATGCTTCTAACTCTTATTTAGATGATTTGTTAAAAGCTAACGTAAAGGTTTATAAATACAAAAAAGGATTTGTACATGCTAAAACTATGGTTATTGATGATATATTTTCTAGTGTTGGAACCTCTAATTTAGATTATAGAAGTTTTAATATAAACTTTGAGATAAACTCTTTAATTTATAATAAAGAAAATAGTAAAACTCTTAAACAGCTTTTTTTAGAAGATATTAAAGCGTGTCAAGAAGTGAATTATAATACTTACTTGAAGCGTTCAAAATTTGATAAAGTAAAAGAATCTTATTGTAGACTTTGGTCGCCGTTAATTTAA
- a CDS encoding lytic transglycosylase domain-containing protein, with protein sequence MKIVQKALAFVGLLSLCALFIYALQDAPTDENFETKLINDYNVYALQVPENLDFSGESIPLKNPDILERMDRELLVNTYWQSNGLLMFKRAKKYFPIMEPILKKHGVPDDFKYLAVIESGLTNAVSPAGARGVWQIMPATGRENGLEINDNVDERYNLEKATEVACKYLLKSKEELGSWTLAAAAYNAGNSGVSRRLEEQGVTSYYDLLLGEETGRYLFRIVALKEILSHPSKYGFNFRDKDLYNNVPTYKVEVDTAVTDFSKFAENFGINYKILKLHNPWLREPHLNNKSRKLYTIDIPKEGYYQ encoded by the coding sequence ATGAAGATAGTACAAAAAGCCTTGGCGTTTGTGGGATTATTAAGTTTATGTGCCTTATTTATTTATGCCCTACAAGATGCTCCAACCGATGAAAATTTTGAAACCAAACTTATAAACGATTATAATGTTTATGCCCTTCAAGTTCCTGAGAATTTAGACTTTTCTGGAGAATCTATACCGCTTAAAAATCCGGATATTTTAGAGCGTATGGATCGAGAATTATTGGTAAATACTTATTGGCAGTCTAACGGTTTGTTAATGTTTAAACGCGCTAAAAAATATTTCCCGATAATGGAACCTATTTTAAAAAAGCATGGTGTTCCAGATGATTTTAAATATTTAGCAGTTATAGAAAGTGGCTTAACAAACGCTGTGTCTCCAGCAGGAGCAAGAGGGGTTTGGCAAATAATGCCAGCAACAGGAAGAGAAAATGGTTTAGAGATAAACGATAATGTTGATGAACGGTATAATTTAGAAAAGGCTACCGAAGTTGCTTGTAAATACTTATTAAAATCTAAAGAAGAGCTAGGGTCTTGGACACTTGCCGCTGCTGCATATAATGCAGGTAATTCAGGTGTTTCTAGACGTTTGGAAGAACAAGGTGTTACTAGTTATTATGATTTGTTATTGGGAGAAGAAACGGGGCGTTATTTATTTCGAATTGTAGCTTTAAAAGAAATATTGTCTCATCCATCAAAGTATGGTTTTAATTTTAGAGACAAAGATTTGTATAATAATGTGCCAACTTATAAGGTTGAGGTAGATACTGCTGTAACCGATTTTTCAAAGTTTGCTGAAAACTTTGGTATTAATTATAAAATATTAAAACTTCATAACCCTTGGTTACGGGAGCCACATTTAAATAATAAATCCAGAAAATTATATACTATTGATATTCCTAAAGAAGGGTATTATCAATAG
- the mtaB gene encoding tRNA (N(6)-L-threonylcarbamoyladenosine(37)-C(2))-methylthiotransferase MtaB: MNSKKKVAFYTLGCKLNFSETSTIARNFSEEGFDRVDFSENADIYVINTCSVTENADKRFKTIVKQAQKANAEAFVIAIGCYAQLKPQELADVNGVDLVLGATEKFKITDYLNDLSKNDLGEVHSCEIEEADFYVGSYSIGDRTRAFLKVQDGCDYKCTYCTIPLARGISRSDTMSNVLKNAKEISEQNIKEIVLTGVNIGDYGKGEFGNKKHEHTFLDLVTELDKVEGIERLRISSIEPNLLKNETIDLVSKSRAFVPHFHIPLQSGNNEILKKMKRRYMRELYVDRVSKIKEVMPHACIGVDVIVGFPGETDDHFLETYNFLNELDISYLHVFTYSERDNTEAAEMDGVVANNVRSKRSKMLRGLSVKKRRAFYESQIGSHRIVLFESENKGGYIHGFTENYVKVKAPWNPELVNTLHHVTLNNIDDDGLVRFDFLKNDVLVKS, translated from the coding sequence ATGAATTCTAAGAAAAAAGTCGCATTTTATACATTGGGTTGTAAACTCAATTTTTCAGAAACATCTACCATTGCTAGAAATTTTAGTGAGGAAGGTTTTGATCGTGTAGATTTTTCTGAAAATGCCGATATTTATGTTATAAATACCTGTTCGGTAACTGAAAATGCCGATAAACGTTTTAAAACGATAGTAAAACAAGCTCAAAAAGCAAATGCAGAAGCTTTTGTGATTGCAATTGGTTGCTATGCACAATTAAAACCTCAGGAATTAGCAGATGTAAATGGTGTGGATTTAGTGCTTGGTGCTACTGAAAAATTTAAGATAACCGATTATCTTAATGATCTTTCTAAAAACGATTTAGGAGAAGTCCATTCTTGCGAAATTGAAGAAGCCGATTTTTATGTTGGGTCTTATTCAATTGGCGATAGAACTCGTGCATTTTTAAAAGTACAAGATGGCTGCGATTATAAATGTACTTATTGCACCATACCGTTAGCACGTGGTATTTCAAGAAGCGATACGATGAGTAATGTTTTGAAAAATGCTAAAGAAATTTCGGAACAAAACATCAAAGAAATTGTTTTAACAGGAGTAAATATTGGGGATTATGGTAAAGGAGAGTTTGGAAATAAAAAACATGAACATACGTTTTTAGATTTAGTTACCGAGTTAGATAAAGTTGAAGGTATTGAACGTTTACGAATTTCTTCAATAGAACCCAATCTATTAAAAAATGAAACTATTGATTTGGTTTCGAAATCTAGAGCTTTTGTACCTCATTTTCATATTCCTTTACAATCGGGGAATAATGAAATTCTTAAAAAAATGAAACGCCGTTATATGCGAGAACTGTATGTAGATAGAGTTTCAAAAATTAAAGAAGTCATGCCACATGCATGTATTGGTGTAGATGTTATAGTTGGCTTTCCAGGAGAAACAGATGACCATTTTTTAGAAACATATAATTTTTTAAATGAGTTAGATATTTCTTATTTACATGTTTTTACGTATTCTGAGCGTGATAATACGGAAGCAGCAGAAATGGATGGTGTTGTAGCAAATAATGTAAGAAGTAAACGTAGTAAAATGTTACGAGGTTTATCGGTTAAAAAACGACGTGCTTTTTATGAAAGTCAGATTGGAAGCCATAGAATTGTTTTGTTTGAAAGTGAAAATAAAGGAGGTTACATTCATGGTTTTACTGAAAATTATGTAAAAGTTAAAGCGCCATGGAATCCTGAATTAGTAAATACCTTACATCATGTAACACTCAATAATATTGATGATGACGGCTTAGTTCGTTTTGATTTTTTGAAAAACGATGTCTTAGTAAAGTCGTAG
- a CDS encoding N-acetyltransferase, translating into MIDAAELIDNDFLRQFEIKIDNQLAKIEYSLQERKIFLTKLIIPEGIKNEDFSKEFLAVVFEQIEARNLSVVPTSPEIAKFVRGNRKYKRMLPVGVRI; encoded by the coding sequence ATGATTGATGCTGCTGAATTAATAGACAATGACTTTTTACGTCAGTTTGAAATAAAAATTGACAATCAATTAGCAAAAATTGAATATTCTCTTCAGGAACGAAAGATTTTTTTAACTAAACTTATTATTCCCGAAGGTATTAAAAATGAAGATTTTAGCAAAGAATTTTTAGCTGTTGTTTTTGAACAAATTGAAGCTAGAAATTTAAGTGTGGTTCCTACCAGTCCTGAAATTGCGAAATTTGTAAGAGGTAACAGAAAGTACAAACGCATGTTACCCGTAGGCGTTAGAATTTAA
- a CDS encoding ABC transporter substrate-binding protein has translation MTENHNIHLKALKILSVFIIFLNVSCTDKESKEIDTLVFRYNEYANINTLDPAFSRTLQDNSVCNQIFNGLVQLDSALNILPCISKNWTISDDGKTYQFSLRNDVYFHKHPLFGKDSTRTVVADDFEFSLNRLRHEKLAAPGSWVLNKVEDFKAINDTLFQITLKQPFPAFIGLLTMKYCSVVPKEIVAHYGTEFRSQPIGTGPFKFKRWEENIKLVFRRNEHYFENDKNGKQLPYLEAVAITFLPDKQSEFLQFIQGNLDFLNSLDASYKDELLTADGRLRDSYSKTVNMIRGPYLNTEYLGFYLDSETPEIQSELIRKAINYGFDRKKMMIYLRNGIGNPANGGFIPIGLAGYDKSIGYTYQPEKAKQLVNQFKKESGINNPEINLTTTSNYLSFCEFIQRELEKTGLTIHVDVMPEATLRSARSNGKVDMFRSSWIADYLDAENYLSIFYSKNFAPNGSNYFHYKSDEVDSLYNKAFTITNIEKRKILYTKIDSLAMDKAIMVPLYYDEVVRFTRKNVKGLGINPINMLDLKRVKKN, from the coding sequence GTGACAGAAAATCATAATATTCATTTAAAAGCATTAAAAATCCTTAGTGTTTTTATTATTTTCTTAAATGTTTCTTGTACTGATAAAGAGTCAAAAGAAATAGATACACTTGTTTTTCGTTATAACGAATACGCCAATATAAACACATTAGACCCTGCCTTTTCTAGAACACTACAAGACAATTCAGTTTGCAATCAAATATTTAATGGCTTAGTACAGTTAGATAGTGCTTTAAATATTTTACCCTGCATCTCTAAAAACTGGACGATTTCCGATGATGGAAAAACCTATCAGTTTTCATTGAGAAACGATGTTTATTTTCATAAACACCCTTTATTTGGAAAAGATTCTACAAGAACCGTTGTGGCAGACGATTTTGAATTCAGTTTGAATCGTTTAAGACATGAAAAGTTGGCAGCTCCAGGTAGTTGGGTCTTAAATAAAGTAGAAGATTTTAAAGCAATAAACGACACCCTTTTTCAAATAACTCTAAAACAACCTTTTCCTGCTTTTATAGGGTTACTTACCATGAAATATTGCTCGGTGGTTCCAAAAGAAATTGTTGCACATTATGGGACTGAATTTAGATCGCAACCCATTGGCACGGGCCCTTTTAAATTTAAACGTTGGGAAGAAAACATAAAACTTGTTTTCAGAAGAAATGAACACTATTTTGAAAACGATAAAAACGGAAAACAATTACCCTATTTAGAAGCTGTTGCCATTACATTTTTACCAGATAAGCAAAGTGAATTTTTACAATTTATACAAGGTAATCTTGATTTTTTAAACAGCCTAGACGCCTCATATAAAGATGAATTATTAACAGCAGATGGAAGACTTCGCGATTCATACTCTAAAACTGTTAATATGATTCGGGGACCTTATTTAAATACTGAATATTTAGGTTTTTATCTAGATTCTGAAACACCCGAAATACAATCTGAACTCATAAGAAAAGCCATTAACTATGGTTTTGATAGAAAAAAAATGATGATTTATTTACGAAATGGTATTGGCAATCCCGCCAATGGTGGTTTTATACCTATTGGTCTTGCAGGTTATGATAAATCTATTGGATATACTTACCAACCTGAAAAAGCAAAACAACTCGTTAATCAATTTAAAAAAGAAAGCGGAATTAACAATCCAGAAATCAATTTAACAACAACAAGCAACTACTTAAGTTTTTGTGAATTTATACAACGAGAACTTGAAAAAACCGGACTTACTATTCATGTTGATGTGATGCCAGAAGCCACTTTAAGAAGTGCTCGATCTAACGGAAAAGTAGATATGTTTAGAAGTTCTTGGATTGCTGATTATTTAGATGCCGAAAATTATCTATCGATATTTTATAGTAAAAATTTCGCCCCAAATGGATCTAATTATTTCCACTATAAAAGTGATGAAGTCGACAGTTTATACAATAAAGCATTTACCATTACTAATATTGAAAAACGAAAAATTTTATACACAAAAATAGATTCTTTAGCCATGGACAAAGCAATCATGGTGCCTTTATATTATGATGAAGTGGTTCGTTTTACTAGAAAAAATGTAAAAGGCTTAGGAATAAACCCGATTAATATGTTGGATTTGAAACGGGTTAAAAAAAATTAA
- a CDS encoding type B 50S ribosomal protein L31, which translates to MRKGIHPENYRIVAFKDMSNEDVFLTKSTANTNETLEVDGVEYPLIKMEISRTSHPFYTGKSKLIDTAGRIDKFKNKYAKFKK; encoded by the coding sequence ATGAGAAAAGGTATACACCCAGAAAATTATAGAATAGTAGCATTCAAAGATATGTCTAATGAAGATGTGTTTTTAACAAAGTCTACTGCGAATACAAATGAAACTCTAGAGGTTGATGGTGTTGAGTATCCATTAATAAAAATGGAGATTTCAAGAACATCTCATCCTTTTTATACTGGTAAATCTAAATTAATAGATACTGCTGGTCGTATTGATAAATTCAAAAATAAATACGCGAAGTTCAAAAAATAA
- a CDS encoding alpha/beta hydrolase: MGQEIIHVYLMPGMAASPKIFEYIKLPESQFKMHYLEWIVPLDDELLSDYALRVSQNIKHDNIVLLGVSFGGVLVQEISKYLKVNRLIIVSSVKSVHEIPKHMLLAKATKAYKLVPTQLASNIDVFAKYAFGNVVSKRLELYKKYLSVNDSKYLSWAIKNMVCWNQEKPNPEIVHIHGDNDAVFPIKNISNCISIKNGTHIMIINKYKWFNENLPRIILND, translated from the coding sequence ATGGGTCAAGAGATAATACATGTTTACTTAATGCCAGGAATGGCTGCTAGTCCGAAAATTTTCGAATATATTAAATTACCAGAAAGTCAATTTAAAATGCATTACTTAGAGTGGATTGTACCTTTAGATGATGAGTTGTTATCAGATTACGCATTAAGAGTCTCTCAAAATATTAAACATGACAATATTGTTTTGTTAGGAGTGTCATTTGGTGGTGTATTGGTTCAGGAAATAAGTAAGTACTTAAAGGTGAATAGGTTAATAATTGTTTCTAGTGTAAAGTCTGTACATGAAATACCCAAACATATGCTATTAGCAAAAGCGACAAAAGCATATAAATTAGTGCCAACACAATTGGCAAGTAATATTGATGTGTTTGCTAAATATGCATTTGGTAATGTTGTTTCAAAGCGATTAGAATTATATAAAAAATATTTATCTGTTAACGATAGTAAATATTTAAGTTGGGCTATTAAAAATATGGTGTGTTGGAATCAAGAAAAGCCTAATCCTGAAATAGTGCATATTCATGGCGATAATGATGCGGTATTTCCTATTAAGAATATATCTAATTGTATTTCAATTAAGAACGGAACACATATTATGATTATCAATAAATACAAGTGGTTTAACGAAAATTTACCTCGCATTATTTTAAACGACTAG